The genome window CGATTTCGCTTGTGGGTATTTTGATCTACATCGCGTTTAGATTCGAGTGGAGATTTGCGATGGCGGCGGTAGCTTCGGAGATACACGACGTCGTGATCACGATGGGCGCGATCAGCTTTTTTGCTATCGACGTAAATTTAGACACGCTTGCGGCGATCCTTACGGTCGTGGGCTACTCGTTAAACGATACTATCATCGTCTTTGACCGTATCAGAGAAAATATCAAAACCAGCAAGAGCACGCATCTTGACACGATAATAAACGAATCGGTCTCCGCGACGCTAACTAGAACGATACTCACATCAGGCACCACGCTCATCACGGTCGTCGTGCTATTTTTGTTCGGCGGAGATATGATACACGGATTTTCTTTGGCGCTGATAGTGGGCATCGTCATCGGTACGCTTAGCTCGATATTCGTCGCCGCACCTATGCTTTTATGGTTTAAATTTAGCGTAGAGAAATACCGCGCTATGGAAGCGGAAAAGGCGCGCATACAAAGAGAGAAAGACAAGCAACGCGCGATGTTTGAAAAAGGCACTATATAAGGAGAAGCGATGAACTGGGGTAAGGTTGTTTATATATTTTTCGCGCTTATGAGCCTGACGACGACGGCGGGATTTTTGTACGATAAAAATGAGATTGCGCTATTTGTAGCGGC of Campylobacter showae contains these proteins:
- the secF gene encoding protein translocase subunit SecF translates to MQFFSKAHVYDFMSKRYIALAVSAVLFFGSLFLMATKGFNYGIDFSGGTLIQVKYDSAVSLDKIRAALAKDEAYKNASVTEFGSAEEVTIRFSGANSNLGSDVGASVAELLKDTGKFEIRRTDVVGPKVGDELREKGVMALAISLVGILIYIAFRFEWRFAMAAVASEIHDVVITMGAISFFAIDVNLDTLAAILTVVGYSLNDTIIVFDRIRENIKTSKSTHLDTIINESVSATLTRTILTSGTTLITVVVLFLFGGDMIHGFSLALIVGIVIGTLSSIFVAAPMLLWFKFSVEKYRAMEAEKARIQREKDKQRAMFEKGTI